The Lycium barbarum isolate Lr01 chromosome 4, ASM1917538v2, whole genome shotgun sequence nucleotide sequence GAAACTAAAATGACTTGTCACAATTTTGAAAAGTCTAATTTTTgcaatgattttcttataatagCCAACCAACCGAACCATTGACAAAGCCTAGTCAAACACAAGGGGACATATAATGAGGACATATAAAAACAAGAGAAAGAAACAAAACACATGAACAATAACATTGAGAACCAAAATCACATCACACTACCATCAAATATAAACAGTGTTGCACTAGTTTAAGAGTGTTTGAACAAAACCTCCTACAGAACTAACAAAAAAACATGAGCTTAAATTTTCTAGGCAGCAACCTTTTGCTTCTTTGGCACCCGATAGGCACCAACCACACAGGCGTGGTCCCTTTCAAAAGGTTCAAGAGTAACTTGTTCAATTGGTTTAAACTGCTCTGCTTGTAGCTTCTTCACTTCCTGAGCAAATACAGCCTCCGCTGGCACTGTTGAGTCAATACAGTTTGCCTATAAAAATAGAGGGAACTGTGTAAGCAAAGATAATGAATAAATAACAATCAACAGAGCAGAAATTCCGGTGCACTCAAATTCCCCATAAAAGGAAACATGTGGAACTTTCAACAATCTCTttacattggcataacatgatTAGAGCAGTGGCTACAAACCTTGATTGATATAACAAAGTGACCTCCAGCTTTCAAGAAGTAAGATGCATTTAGAGCTAAAATTCTTGCCTGTGAACAAAAGAGGTTATTTAAACATTCGAATAGAATTATACACCACATACTGCTGTGCTGCAGGACAAGAATGGAGACTCAAATAGGGTTGGCCACAGGCAAACATCTCCTTTTTAGGCCAAATCTCTGCAATGTGGCTTATGTAGAGCCATAAAGACGAGATATACAAAGTTACTCTTCATGATATGGAAAAGACAATAGGCTGAAGAAGAAAAAAGTCAAAACACATGAAAAGTAAACCATATTTTCATTAGAAGCAATACAGTTCACAAGATCAGAAGAGGTCCTTGTGTCAAAAGAAGTATTGACATATTGTACTGTTTCATCTTATTCAAagaagaaacatagaatgaaaaaCAAAATTGAAAGCAAATAAAGGTAGAGTAGGAAGTTAATAACTAAACTTAAAACCAATAAATAAGACAAGCATCAGAAACTCGGTTTTTGCATCACCCGTGAGTCTTGAAGGGGAATCCGAGTAACTCATCATCTGCTTTTCAGTTCAATATAGAACTGAAGGAAAAGAAAATTCATAGATAAAGCACTTTTGAAAAGTTTAAAGTCTAGTGAACAAAAAAATGAACATCTAAAGTTTGGGTAAGAAATTAAAAGACGTTAGACTATATATTTGGGTAAAGAAATCAGCCACAAAAGCAAAGGTTACTTGAAGAAAACAAaggacagaaaaaaaaaatcgaaagtgCAAGAATGAACCAAACCATAAAATTCTTTTCCTTAAAAGAAAAGACAACAGTAATTCAATGTCAAGTCAATGAAATATAAATCTACAGCAAATGACCAACAAAATACTATTCCATATCTATGGCCATAAAAAGTCAGACCTGATCAGGCTGAGCAACATCAGAAAATATCACATCGACCATTCCAACCAGCATTCTGTATTTAGCTGGGTGTCTAGCATCCTCAATAATGGGAATAACATTAGTACGTTTCTTAGCcatgttcaccaagtccctcccACTTCTATGAGAAAATTCAACAGCATATACCACCCCATCCTGCAAAAGAAATAAGTTCTAATAAAAAACCAGCACATCCCTCAACACAAAATAGGAATCAATTCATAGGCCATAGATCCTTACAGGACCAACAAGGTCTGAGACATGAGACACTGTTGTTCCCGAAGCAGCACCAAGGTAAAGGACACGAGCGCCTGGTTTCTGGAACAGATTACAAATGGAAAGAAGAATGTTATTATTGAAATAAAGGGACCCTTTTTCAAGCTAATTAGTTGACAAGAGACAAACTTACAATCCAGATATCATCAACTCCTCCAAGAATTGCAGCTGCTAACTTAGAACGGAAAGGATTCCACACTCTGTATTCAATCTTTGTTCCATCTTCATTCTAAGAATATAATAAGCAAACACAGAAATCAATATCTTGTACATAATGTAAATATTAAACTGGTAAGTTCTGGCATACACAGGTGGTTTTTATTTTACGGATATATTGAAGCTGATTAAATTCTGAAATGATTAAATAATCAGAACAGAAATATATGGTAGGTTATGCAGATTATGCATACAAGACTGGCCAAGTAGGAGACAAGTAACTACAATAACAATCAAATCATTATACTAATTTGCAAGTTCTTGTAAATTGAGAACAAGTAAGAACATAACGCACCATTCCGGAACTACATACTTCAATTTGATAGCATAAACGGCAATTGACTAACATTTAAATAGATTGAGACAAATCACAACTTA carries:
- the LOC132635206 gene encoding rRNA 2'-O-methyltransferase fibrillarin 2-like, encoding MVAPTRGRGGGGGGGFRGGRGDGGGRGGRGGRGGFSGGRGGFGSGGSGMKRGGGRGGRGDRGGRGGGRGRGGMKGGSRVVVEPHRHGGVFIAKGKEDALCTKNLVPGEAVYNEKRISVQNEDGTKIEYRVWNPFRSKLAAAILGGVDDIWIKPGARVLYLGAASGTTVSHVSDLVGPDGVVYAVEFSHRSGRDLVNMAKKRTNVIPIIEDARHPAKYRMLVGMVDVIFSDVAQPDQARILALNASYFLKAGGHFVISIKANCIDSTVPAEAVFAQEVKKLQAEQFKPIEQVTLEPFERDHACVVGAYRVPKKQKVAA